The following nucleotide sequence is from Phycisphaera sp..
AGACCGAACGCATCGGGCGTGCACGGCGGATGCTCCGGCAGATACCCGACCAGAACGGCCAGCCCGTGGCCACCGACGAGCAGTTGCACAATTACCTGTTGCAATTCGAGCGTGAGTTCGCCGAGGACGAGCGGCGTGGACTCTCGGTGATCGATGCCGGCCGTGGTGCGGCCAAGGCGCACACCGTCGTGATGCCGCTGGCCGAGGCACTACAAAACTACGGCAAGGCGTTCACCCTGCCCGACACGCCGAACCCATCGACCGGGAACAACACCGTCCGCGAGACGCTCCTGAGCACCGCCGATCAGACATGCGATCTCGCCGACCTCACACGCAAGGCCGAAGCCCTCGTTCGCGGGCTCGATGCCTTTGGCGATGCCGGGGTGATGAACGAGACCGTGCGAAAGATCCACGACGTGCGTGACCGGGCCGAGGCGATCCAGCCCGCGTTCTGGCTGACCCAGTTCCTCAACCAGACGGGAGGCCTCCGCCGGGCCAAGCGTGACCGAGCCATCGCGATCTCTGCCGAAGAAGCCACCGACCGGGAGGTCCAGGCCCAGCGCATCGAACGCGACGCCGAGAACCTGAGCTGGCTCGCCGATGCAGCAGATCGCATGGCCGGGTTGCTCAAGGACACGGCCGAAGAGCAGTCACCAGCAGTGGTCGAAGTCGCCGCCCCCGATGCATCGAAGAGGCTACCCGCGATCGTCTGGTTTGATCCAGAGGTTGGAGGGCTCAACCAACGTCGGGACTTGCTCGCACCGATCGCCGATGGCTTTTGCATAGCCGACATCACGCTGCGCACGCTGGCTTCCTGCGAGCGCGTGTCCGAGGCCATCCTGATCGCTACGGACATCGAGGCGGCGCAGCGGGTCGCCGCAAAGGCTCCATCGGGCTTGCGTGTTTCTATTCACTCAGCAACCGATGGGCTCTCGGACCGCCGCCGGGCAATCGGATCGGCCCGGGCGTTCTGCCCCTCGAGCTTCCGAGGCGGTCTGGCGTCGCTCACCGCACACGACGAGGCGTTCGATCCGGCCGCGACGCTCGCGATTCTCGATGGCCTCGACGCCCCCGGTGTCCTCATCCTCGGGGCGGACTGGGCTTTGCTGGATGCGGGGCTGACTGATCGCGTCGCCGAGCGGTTGCTGATTGACGCCAAAGCCCGGCACGTCGCCTTCGCGCACGCTCCGGCCGGCCTGGCGGCGTGCGCGCTCGCGAAACCGGCGGTTGCGGAACTCGCCAACAACCTCGAAGCCGGTCCCATCGCGAGCATCGGTGGTCTGCTGGCGTACACGCCGCACATGCCCCGGACCGACCCGATCGCGCGCGAGATCTGCGTCACGGTCGATCCCCAGCTCAGGGACCTGGGTCGACGCGTGATTCCCGACAGTGATGATCGGCGCGTGGTACTGTTGCCGGCGATGCATGAGGCTGCAAATAGCACTCTCGTGACAAGCACCCTGGGCGAGTTGTACGCGACCGCACCCCAGCGCCCAACACACTTGCGTGTGATCCTGGGCGAAGAATCCGATGATGACCTGTGCCAACGCGTGCTCGCGTTCGCGCGCGGCGCGGGCGACGCCGCCATCACGCTGGATTGCGAGCGGTGTGGCTTTACTCCCTTCGCCAACCACCTGGCCCGCGCATTGCACGAACTCGGGACCGCCTCAGTGCATGCACATACACCGTTGGGCTGGGGGCAGGACGAGATCGACCGACTCCTGGCGAGCACGGTGGACATCATCAGCATCGACGTCATCGATCCGGACTTTCTCCCGCCGCTCGAGGCCTTCCCCGACGCGCCCGGCAGGGGGCTGAGCACGCCGTGGATCGTGCCCCGGCTCCGGCGTACCGAGGCGATGCTGCCAACACTGCTTGAGAAGTACAATACGGCGCTGATGGGTTTCGGGGCCGCGCTGATCGAGCCAGACACGCCCGATGATTCGCAGAGGCTCGTGCCCCTCCCACTTCCGCAAACCGCGAGGGAGAGGCTCGACCGTGAGGACAGGCAGACCGAGGCCGCATCGGTCTCGCACGCGGGCAGCCCGGCATGACTCCCCATCCACAAGCGATCGCCCTGATCCTGGCTCGCGCTGGCAGCAAGGGCCTGCCCGGGAAGAACCGTGCGCCAGTTTCGGGGAAGCCGTGCGTCGAGTGGACGTTCGAGCACGTGCGAGCTTCGGCTGGCATCGGCCGGGCCGGCGTGTCGACCGATGATCGAGAGATTGCAACTCTGGCGACGCAATCGGGGTTCGAGCACTGGCCCAGGCCCGGCGAACTTGCGAGCGACACGGCCACCGTGGACGCCGCCGCACGGGCGGCGCTCGATCAAGCCGACGAGCACGCGATCGTGCCCGATGATGCCGCGATCGTGATGCTGTATGCCAATGTTCCGGTCCGGCCGCCGGGCTTGATCGACCGAGCGCTGGCCGTGTTTCGCGAGAGCGGTTGCGACAGCGTGCAGAGTTATGCGGCCGTCGGCAAGTACCACCCGATGTGGACGGCCCGCGTCGATAGCCAGGGCCGGGTCCGCCCCTGGCAGGGCGATCGGCTGTTTGGCGGGGTGTATCGCAGGCAGGATCTTGAGCCCGCCTTCGTGCCCGATGGCGGGGTGATCGTTGTCCGGCGGTCGTGCCTGGATGCGGCGAACGCAGAGCCCCAAAACCCACACGCGTTTCTCGGCCGCGACCATCGTGGCGTGACGACCGAGCCGGGTGACGTCGTTGACATCGACAACGACGTCGATCTGGCTGTTGCCAACGAGATCCTCGGGCGTCAGCGGCGCCCCATACACGCGTGAATCGCCGTGTGATGGGGCTCGGGCCTACAACAGTGTCCCATGCGCGTGCTCTGGATCTTCTCGCTCCCTCGCAGCGGCTCGTCGGTGACGGCGTACGCGGCGGCGCACGCGCTGGGCTGCCCGGTTGCCGACGAACCGCTGGGCCCGTGGGATCGCACGGCCGAACCCTACAACTATCCGCCAAGCCAGGCCGAACTGGTGAAGGCCCACCTCGCGGGCCAGTGCATGCTGGAAGACCCCGCGACGATCGACCTCGCCAAGGAAGTGCTCCGCGAGATCGCCGATGGCAGCGATACGCTCGTGGTCAAGCACCCCCACCTGCGTCCGCCGCCCGAACAATTCTGGCGAGCATTCCCGGATCATCAGGCGGTGTGGCTGGCGCGTAACCCCCTGACCAGGCTCAACAGCCTGTACGCGCGCGGCTGGACCGATGCGCTCCGGCCCAACTTCGAACTCGACCATTACAAGAACTTCGCAGCAAATTGGGCGGCTTCACACGTGCCGCTCACGTTCGAGATGTTCCGGAGCAAGCCCGACAAGTTTTTCCGGCAGCTCTTCAAGGCGTGGGGATTGCCAAAAGATCCGGCCCGCGTCAAGGCAGCCGTGCAATACACTACCGGGCACTATCACGGCTCTTCGAAAGAGCTCGAAGACCGCGCGCCGTCGGCAGCGCCGAGCGAGCGCTCGCGTTCACTCCCCGAACAGGCCGTACGGATGTACCTTGCCGATCCGCAGATGCGCGCCATGATGAAACGCAACCGCTGGCCGCGGGATGCGTCGGCGTATCTGGATTGATGGCTTATCGCGATTCGACGAACCGCACGGGGATCGCGGCCCACGGTTGCCATGCGGCGGGATCGCCTTCCCACCACAGCAAGGAACTCTCGATGGCCGGCGCGGGTATCTCGCCCGTTCCGGGCAGATGCTCACTGAGGGGCACCAGGCGAACCCCGGTGCCCAAACGCGCCAGACCATCGAGCATGCCCAGCAAGGCCTCGGGGGAGGCCGAGGCCCGTGCCAGGAACACAGTCGGGGCGGTGGCCATGATGTACTCGAGATGGCCGAGCGGTCCATGACCGTTCGCGGTGGCGGGCCCTTCGCCGATCCCGTCCAAGCCAATCAGGCGGGAGTGGTCGGGTGTCGCCATCGCGGCTACCAACTCGGCTTTGGCCTCCTCGAGTCCCCAGGTGGGCGCGACCGCTTGCGCAGCGATGTCCACAGCAGCTTCACGAGCGGTGTCGGCTTCATCGACGGCGACAACCACCATGAGGCGGCCAGCCAGGGCGAGTTCGAGGGCCCGCTCAACGGGAATGTCCAATCGAGCGGTCAGGATCTCGGTGGCCGTTGGCTCGATCACTCGCGGAGCAAGGAGCGTCGCCGCCGGTGGCGCTTCGGCGAGGATGCTGCTCTCTTGACCGACATCCTCGGAGGTGACCAGCACTGGATCACCGGCATCGGGGTCACTCACAACAAGTTCTGGCCCAGGCTGTGGAGCGGGATGAGGCAGTAGTACGGGGACGAGCTGCCACGCGCCGAAAGCGAGCGCGAGCACCGCCGCGACGGCCATCGCCGGCTTGAACCAGCCGGGCATCGCCGAGATGGAAAAGCCCTCATCGTCGCAACCACGGTTGGTGGCGCGAGGCCCGATCGTCGCCATATCCGAGAGTGCAAGCAAAGCCTGACGCTCGTGCTCCTCAAGTACGGCCTGGGCAACCCATTCCGGCGGCGCGGGAGCCTCGAGCGAGCCAAGGGCGGCGCGATCGATCCGCATGGCTTCGAGGATCGAACCGAAGTGACCGTCTGCGGCAACGGCCTGGGTCACCCGATGCAATGGCGAGCCAGGAGTCGCCGAAGAGCGCGCCTTGGTGTCCGACTCGATCCACTCCAACACGTCGGCCTCGGAAAGGCCGTGTGGTAGATCAAGGTTGAACGGGCGGTTGCTCATTGTTGGTTGCCGCCCTTGCCTTGAGTGACGCCGGATTCGAGCCGCTCGATCGCCTGACGCAGTGCCAGCCGGGCCCGGAAGAGCCGGCTCTTGATCGTTCCCATGGGTACGCCCAGCACCTCGGCCACTTGCTCGTACTCCAAGCCCTGGACGTCCCGCAGCACCAGCACAACGCGATGCTCGGGCTGGATCTGGTCGAGCGCCATCGCCACGTGGCGTTGGCGCTGCCCCGCATCCAGGACCTCATCGCTCCGTTGGACGCGCGAGCGGGCCTCAGGTTCCCCACCTTCGGGCCACGGAACACGCCCCTTCGACCGGACACGATCCGAACGAATACGGGTGTAACAGGCGTTCGTCGCAATACGGTGCAGCCAGGTGCCCAGGTTGGCGCGGCCGTCGAAGCGCTCCAAGCCCGTCAGGGCCTTGACCAGGGTCTCCTGGGTCAGTTCTTCGGCGTCATCGGCGTTGCCGAGGATGCGCAGGCACAAGGTGTAGATCCGTCGCTGGTACCGCTCGACGATCTCGCCCGCGGCGGCCCCATCGCCAGCCTTCGCACGCTCGATGAGTTGGGGCTCGTCGTCCATCACCCGCGGCGGATTCCCCGTATGCCGGGAGGTCTCGATCCGGCTCGCAGCAGTGTAGCCGGAGTCGCCGAATCCACACGGGCTGACAAATTTTCGATAGTTCGGGAGATCACGTATTGATTATTGAGCAGGAATGTGGAAACTATTGTTGGTTAAGGGACGTTTTCGGTCCCGCCGTGGGGAGTATCCAGATGTCGGTACGGTTACCGAACGCCGCAGCACCCTGATGTTTATGGTGTGGTCGGGTGCGTACCCGTTCACCCTCCGTCCGGCCGTGTGCTGCCCGCGCACGGCCACTTGCTAGCGGGTGTGATTGCTGCGGGTGCTGGAAGGCCCTCCACGGATACAAGTTGAAGGGGAGGTTCGCTATGCGGACTGTTTTATCAATTGCTCTGGCGTGCGGTGTTGCCGCTCCTGCTCTCGCCCAGACCACGCTCATCGATGACGACTTCGAGAGCTACGCGCTCGACAGCATCCTGACCGGCCAAGGTGGCTGGGATCTGTGGCCGGGTGGCGCCGACGCCACCGTCTCCAACGATCAGGCCGCCTCTGGCAGCCAGTCGTTCAAGGCCAACGACTTCGAAGTCGACATGATCTATCGCATGCGTGATGGCGCGGGGGTTCCGATTGCCCAGAGCGGCCAGTGGACGTTCACATGCCAGACGTACATGTCGTCGTCGGCCATCGGCGACTTCTACGTGCTGCTGCTGAACACCTACAACGACGCCGATCCGGGCAATAGCAACTGGTCGATGCAGTTGCGCCTGGGCACGATCGATCGACTGGTCGAGAGCGAGTTTGACGGTGCCACCACCGATCTGATCGTGGATGAGTGGGTTGAGGTCCGTGCCGAGATCGACCTGGACGCGGACTCGTTCGATATCTACTACAACGACGTGATCTTGGCCGAGGACCTGATCTGGAGCGAGAACGTCTCCGGTGGCGGCCTCACGCAGATCGACGTACTCGACCTGTACACGCCCAACGCCAACCCGTCGTACATCGACGACGTGCTGCTGGTCGAGGTCGATGCCGGCTGCCGGGCCGACATCGACGGCGACGGCGCGCTGACCATCTTCGACTTCCTGGCGTTCCAGAACGCGTTCGACGCCGGCGACATCGCGACAGCCGACTTCGACGGTGACGGCGTGCTGACCATCTTCGACTTCCTGGCGTTCCAGAACGAGTTCGACGCCGGCTGCCCGTGATTCCCTCTCCGCTTCGTCTGTGATTCGGATTCGTACTGCCCCGCCGCTCGCGTGAGCGGGGCGAAGTCCTGACAGACTTCCTTTCTCGGGTGCGGGCGTGCGTCCCTTTGCGGGTCGCACGCCCGCTTTTTGGTGCTCCCACTCCTACACTGACGCCCCACTTTCCAAGCCATTCCTGCCTTTCCAGGCGGTCTGACCCAGACAGGAGCCTCCCCATGTTCGATGCGATCAGTCTGAAGAAAACCGGCCAGCCCCAGGCCATCGTCGTGGGCGTCTTCAAGGGCAAGGGCCTGGGTGCCGCCGCCAAGAAGCTCGACGCCGACGGCTCCATGGCCGCCGCCGCAAAGCGGGGCGAGGCCACGGGCGACCTGGGCTCCATCGCCGCCGCGTACCCCGCGAAGGGCAAGCCCGCCGAGCGTGTGCTCCTGCTGGGACTTGGCGATGCCAAGACACTGACCGCCGACAAGCTCCGCAACGCGATCGCCGCCGCGGGCCGGCAGCTCTCGGGCGCCAAGGTGACCACCGTGCAATTCGAGCTCGACGACGCCATCGGCGCCGCCAAGCTGGATGATGGCGACGCCTTCGCCGCGGTGGGCGAGAGCCTCGGGCTCTTGAGCTGGCGCTGCGAACACTTCCGCGGCTCGGCCAGCCCGTCGAGCGCCAAGCCCAAGCTGGCCGTCATCGAGTCCAAGGCCGCCCGCACCAAGGCGCTCCAGCTCGGCCTGGGCCTGGCCGAGGGCGCGAACTTCGCGCGCACGCTCAGCCAGACGCCGCCCAACGTTGCCACGCCAGCCTGGATGGCAGCCGAGGCTAAGAAGCTGACCAAGCACGGGCTCAAGGTCAGCGTCGTGAAGGGCGAAGGTCTCAAGCGTGAGAAGATGGAAGGCCTCATCAACGTCGGCAAGGCCAGCGAGAACGAGCCGCACCTGATCCGCATCGAGTACCGCCCCGCCAATGCCGCCAAGTCGGCCAAGCCCATCGTGCTGGTTGGCAAGACCATGACCTACGACTCGGGCGGCCTCTCCATCAAGGTCGGCGGCGGCATGGTCGGCATGAAGCGCGACAAGGACGGCGGCTGCGGCGTCATGGGCGCCATGCTCGCCATCGCCAAGACCATCAAGCCCAAGGTCCCCGTCGTCGCGCTGCTCTGCTCGGCGGAGAACTCGATCAGCGACGAAGCCTACCGCCCCGACGACGTGCTGACCTTCCGCAACGGCGTCACCGTCGAGGTCACGAACACCGACGCCGAGGGCCGCCTCGTCCTGGCCGACGGCCTGTGCTACGCGTGCGACAAGGAGAAGCCCGCCGCCATCATCGACGTGGCCACGCTGACCGGTGGTGTTGTGGTGGCGCTGGGCAGCACGTTCTCGGGGATGTGGTGCGACGATGACAAGCTCCGCGACAAGGTGCAGAGCGCCAGCGACGCCAGCGGGGAACGCGTGTGGCGTCTGCCGCTGCACGACGAGTACCGCGACATGATGAAGAGCCCCATCGCCGACATCATCAACAGCAACCCGAATCGCAAGGCCCACCCCATCCAGGGCGCCGCGTTCCTGAGCTACTTCGTCGACGAGAAGGTCCCCTGGTGCCACCTCGACATCGCCGGCACGCACGCGGTCGAGGGGGATGAGGGGCCGTACATCAAGGGGCCGACGGGGTTTAGTGCGCGGTTGTTGGCGCGCCTGGCGCAGAGTTGGTAACGCTCTACGACCGGTACCGCCTAATCCCGCACGACAGGGAGGCCCTAATCCATCGCCCCCACGCCCAGCGTCCGCAGCACCAGGCTCTTCAGCGGTGCATGCAGCGGTGTGCGCTTGAAGGCGCGGTTGATGCGGTCGATGGCCTGGTACCGGGGGTTGCGCAGGTAGACCGACTCGTGCTGGCGCAGCTCGCCGGCGAGGATGCGCAGGGCGATGTCGGGGTGCTCGGCGAGATTCGGGTGGCGGTGCGTGATGAGGGCGCGGAAGCGGGCAAGGTTGGGCTCGCCGATCTCGTGCCGCATCGAGTCCTCGCGCTGGCGGTAATAGATGAGCCGCTCGGGCATCGTCTCGCACCGGTAGCCGCGTGACGCGAGCGCACAATAAAAATCCCAGTCCTCGTAGCTGGTCAGCCAGGTGTCGTAGCCGCCCACGGCGTCGAGTACGGCCTTGTTGATGAGGGCCACGCAGCACGAGCACACGTTGGCCGCGGGCAGCATGTCGCGCTCGAGGCCGAGCGGCAGCCAGATCCACGGGGCGTCCTCGGGCGTCTCGGGGAACGCCGCGACGATCGAGGTCACCATCGCCAGCGGGCGGCTGGAATGGCTGGGTTGGTTCGCCGCATGCAACGCCTTGGCGACGAAGGTCGGGTCGAGAAGATCGTCGGCGTCCAGCGGGACCACCCACTTCGCGCGCGCTTCGGCAATGCCGAAGTTGCGGGCATCGCCCAGCCCACCGTTGCGTTTGCGCACGACGCGGACCGACCCGTCGCGATCCAACTGGTCGATCATCGCGATGCTGGCGGGGTCGGTCGAGCCATCATCCACAACGACAATCTCGGTGTTCGCGTGCGTCTGGGCCTTGGCGCTCTCCAGGGTCTGCGGCAGCCACATAGCCATATTGTAGAAGGGGATGATGATCGAGGCGTCGGGGACCGCTTTGCCATTGGGCGAGCCGTTGCTGGTGACGCGGCTGGTGGAGAACTCGGTAGTCTTCACCATGCGCCCGCGAGCGGCGTCGATCGCGGCGCTCGTCTCGCGCACGATGCGGGCGGGCTCGCACATGCTCGCGACGCGCTGGGGCCCCACCGTCTTGACCTGCTCACGCAGGGCGTCGTCAGTGAGTGCTCGCCGGAGCGTGTCCTTGAGGCTCTCGATATCGCCACTCTCGAACAGCAGCCCGCTCACGCCGTCCTCGATCTGCTCGCTCATGCCGCCGGCGTTCGAACCCACGACGAGCTTGCCGAGCGCGAGGGCCTCGAGGCACACGTTGGGATAATTCTCCCACAGCGACGGGAAGCAGCACACCGCCGCGCCGCGGATGGCCGGGCCGAGCTCGACGCGCGGGCGCGGGGCGTCGAAGCGGAAGTGGTCGGCGTGGGCACGCGACGCGAGCTTCTCCAGATGCCGACGCACCGAGCCGCAGGCCGGGCCGGTCATCGTGTCGCCGCCGATGAAGCGGACGTCAAAGTCCAGCCCCTCGTCCATGAGTTGCTGGGCGGCGGGCACCAGCAGATGGACGCCCTTGCGCCGCTCGCTGCGACCATAAAACAGCACCGTCGGACGCTCATACTTCTCGGCCTGGCCCTTGCCAAGCTCGTCGATGGTCGCCATGTCGAACGCGTAGGGCACGACGAAACCCGGCTTGCGATCCTTGGCGACGTCGGGCCCGTAGCGATCGCGGACGCGCTCGAGCAGACTCGTACACGGGGAGATCAGCGCGTCGGCGTCGCGGATGGCCTGGGTCTCGATCGCCAGGATCAATGCGGTCTCGCGATCGAGCATGGCGTCGGCGTTCAGCTCGATGCAATCGGCCAGCGGCGTGTGCAGGCGGACGGCCATGACCGCGCCGGCGTAGGCACCCAGCGTCCGCCGGGCCTTGAGGGCAAGCCAGCCCTCGCCGCCGAAGTCGGGGAACTCGATGTAGTCGAAGGGGTGCTTGGCGTGCAGTTCGCTGAGCTTCTCGTGGACGGCCATCGAGTGCTGCTCGAACTGGCATCGGAAGCCATCCAGCAGGCACTGGCCGGCGTGGACGTCCACCGCGTGGAAGCGGACGCCCTTGTGGGTCTTCGGGCCGTCGTCGAGCAACCCCGGGTGCGGCTCGCTCAGCACATGGACCTCGTGCCCCGCGGCGGCCCAGGCCCGGGCCATGAGCGAGACATAGACGCCGATGCCCGCGCCCCAGAAGGGCAAAACCTCTTTGCTGACCAGGCAGATTCGCATGCGGCGGGGGCTCACTTAGCAGGGAAACGGGCAGGATGGGCACGGGGAGTCCCATCGTAGGGCGACGCCCCGCCAAAGCCCCACCAGCCGGGTCTATCATCGCGCCCGAGGGCCCACGGACTGGCCCCCAGCACCTGTGATCGCGGAGCCGAAATGCCGTACACCATGCGACCGGACGAGGGCTATGGCCTCGACGTGGAAACCACCGGCTACCTGGCCGACCACCCCGACACCGGCGACCGCTGGACGCTGAACTTCGGGCCCCAGCACCCGGCCACCCACACCACGCTGCGGCTGGTGCTCGAGCTCGACGGCGAGCGCGTCGCCCGCTGCACGCCCCACATCGGCTACCTGCACAGCGGCTTCGAGAAGCTCGGCGAGGCCCTGGACTACAACCAGTACGTCACCATCGTCAGCCGGATGAACTACCTGAGCCCGGTCTCCAATGACATCGCCTGGCACGGCGCGGTCGAGACGCTCTTCGGCATCGAGATCACGCCGCGGTGCAAGGTGCTCCGCACGATCCTGGCCGAGCTCGGCCGCATCCAGGACCACCTGCTGTGCGTGGGCGCGGCGGCGCTCGACCTCGGTGCCATCACCGGCTTCCTCTACAGCTTCAACCCGCGCGAGAAGATCTACGACATCATGGACTTCGTCGCCGGCCAGCGGTACCACCCCGACTGGACCCGCGTGGGCGGGGCGATGCAGGACCTGCCCGACCAGGAGGTCTTCCAGCGGATGGTCAAGGCCTTCTGTCACGAGGATTGCCTCGTCGCCATGAAGGACCTCGAGACACTCGTCGAGCGCAACCGCATCTTCATGGACCGCTCGCGCGGCATCGGCATCCTCTCCAAGGAAGACGCCATCGCGTGGTCCATCGCCGGCCCGCTGGCCCGGGCCTCGGGCGTCGCGCGAGACCTGCGCAAGGACGCCCCCTACCTCTGCTACGCCGACAACTGGGACGGCCAGGGCGCCGAGGCCGTGCGCTTCCAGGTGCCCGTGGCCGACCAGGGCGACGTGTACACCCGCTTCCTCGTGCGCATCGAGGAGATCAAGCAAAGCGTCAAGATCATCGACCAGCTCATCGACAACATCCCCGGCGGCTCGATCGACGTCTTCAGCGACTCGAAGATGGTCAAGCCACCCAAGGCCGAGGTGTACGGCTCGATCGAGGGCCTCATCCAGCACTTCGAGCTCATCATGAGCAATCGCGGCTGGAAGCCCCCGGTCGCCGAGTGCTACGACGCGCAGGAGACCGCCAACGGCGAGCTTGGCTACTACATCGTCAGCGACGGCGGCCCGCGCCCCTGGCGCGTCCGCACCCGCCCGCCGACCTTCATGAACTACGCCATCATGGCCATGATGACCGAGGGCCACATGCTGGCCGACGTGGTGGGCATCCTGGGCAGCATTAATGTGGTGGCGGCGGAGCTGGATCGGTAGAAGAAGGCATCAGGCACTGGGCACCGGGCATCAGTCCGAGCCGCGTGCGTGAGCACGCGGACCCGTCTTCGCATCCTCGGTCCGATCCACGCGGTATCGTTCCCCGTGGGCGACTGGATCTTCACAACCCTGACGTGGCTCCTGCTCGCGCTCGGCCTCCTCGGCCTGGCGTGGGCGATGCTGTGGGATCGTTCCCGTGGCCGCAAGCGATGCCCGAAGTGCTGGTATGTCGTCGAGGGCGTGCCCGAGGTTGACAGCGCGACAACGTGCCCCGAGTGCGGAAAGGCGACACGCAAGCCTCGAAAGTTCCGCAAGACACGGCGGCGCTGGGGGTTCGCGGCGCTCGCGATGATCATGCTTGCGGGCAGCTACGCGAGCCACGCTTATCCGATCGTCCGCGACCACGGCTGGTGGCGGGCGGTGCCCGACACCGTCCTCATCGCCATGGTGCCGTACGTCGAGGAGCCCACGGGGTCGCCACTCGGCGCTCCGGGCACCGATCCACTGCTCGGAGAAGTGTGGCACCGGTCCTCCACCAATCCATCGAGCAAGCACCACGCCTGGTGGTCGGCCGGCGACCTCTGGCCTTGGGAACGCTGGTTGCTTCGCCATCGGAGCCGCACGCTGCTCGGGCGGGCGTCGACGCCCGCCGGCCAGCAACTCGCCGCCCGCCTGTTTACCATTTCCACGGACGACCCCGTGCCGCTGACGGCTGAGGCGCACAAGGGCGCCGTCGCCCTGGCGTGGTCGAAGCTCCGATACGAGACCTGCGACACCTACGTCGACGTAGGCGTCTTCGTCGACCTCAAACCCTATTCGTTCCGGCCGCGCTTCGAGCCGGATCTCTACCCCGAGGTCTTCCTGACGGCGTTCGAGCGCGGCGTGCGCATCCACCAGGAAGTACTCGACCTCCATCTGCCGCAGAAGTGGTACGGGTTTCTGCATGTGGTGTGGCGCGGGCCGGACGGCCAGTCTTTTTTGTGGCGGAGGGCCGGGGACGAGCTCCGGCCGCTTGGTTACTTTCCCAGCGCGGCTCCGGTGACCCACATGTGGGAGGCGCTCGACCCAACCGAGCACTGGACCTCGATCCTCGACCACTCGACCGATCCGCGGCTGGTGGGCGTCGAGGTCATCCGCGGCCGGCCGTGCTACCACGTGCGCGACGCGGGCGTGCCGCCGGAGCACGCGACCCAGTTCTGGATCGACGTGGAGACCGGCGTGGTGCGGCAGCTGATCTATGGGAGCGGCATGATCCACTACGAGTCCACGTTCGGCGCCGAGCTCGATCCCTCGTGGTACGCCTTCGACCCCGAGCACCCCGAGCGCAGCCCGCTCATGCAGAGCCTCGAGATCACCAACACGATGCTCCCCGGGCACGAAATCCACGAATTCAAGCGCTGGGGCACGCGCAACTGGGGCGGCTGACCCCCAAGGGGGTTCCTCGTGCGCCCGGTTCCATCCGGGCCCGCTCGATCCGATCGACTACGCGGCCTTGCCACTCGCGCCAGAAGGCGTCGAGACCGCCTCGACCACCTGCTGCCCGTTGCCCCCAACACCAAAGAAGACGTTGAACGTCGCCGCGTCGCCGCGCTGGGTGCCGCGGAAGGCGGTGATGCGGTAGGTCGAGGTGGCCGTGCCCGCCGGCAGCGTAGCGTCGACGAACTCGCGCTCGCCGGCGACCAGCACGAAGCCGTACGTCCCGCTCGCGTCGTCCTGGCGCAGCACCTCGTAGCCCACCCCACCCGCGGTGCCGCCCTGGGCGCCGGGGTTGTCGCACTTGAAGCGCACCCGCAGGGCCCCGGTCTCGAGGATCTCGGTCACGAACTCGTACGGCTTGCCCGGCGCGGGCCGACACCCCGTGCCAATGATCCCTTGGAGGCCCGCCCATGCCCCAATCCCGCCAACACCGATCGATGATCGCCCGCGTCGCGCTGTACGCGTGGCTGGGCCTTGCG
It contains:
- a CDS encoding glycosyltransferase codes for the protein MRICLVSKEVLPFWGAGIGVYVSLMARAWAAAGHEVHVLSEPHPGLLDDGPKTHKGVRFHAVDVHAGQCLLDGFRCQFEQHSMAVHEKLSELHAKHPFDYIEFPDFGGEGWLALKARRTLGAYAGAVMAVRLHTPLADCIELNADAMLDRETALILAIETQAIRDADALISPCTSLLERVRDRYGPDVAKDRKPGFVVPYAFDMATIDELGKGQAEKYERPTVLFYGRSERRKGVHLLVPAAQQLMDEGLDFDVRFIGGDTMTGPACGSVRRHLEKLASRAHADHFRFDAPRPRVELGPAIRGAAVCCFPSLWENYPNVCLEALALGKLVVGSNAGGMSEQIEDGVSGLLFESGDIESLKDTLRRALTDDALREQVKTVGPQRVASMCEPARIVRETSAAIDAARGRMVKTTEFSTSRVTSNGSPNGKAVPDASIIIPFYNMAMWLPQTLESAKAQTHANTEIVVVDDGSTDPASIAMIDQLDRDGSVRVVRKRNGGLGDARNFGIAEARAKWVVPLDADDLLDPTFVAKALHAANQPSHSSRPLAMVTSIVAAFPETPEDAPWIWLPLGLERDMLPAANVCSCCVALINKAVLDAVGGYDTWLTSYEDWDFYCALASRGYRCETMPERLIYYRQREDSMRHEIGEPNLARFRALITHRHPNLAEHPDIALRILAGELRQHESVYLRNPRYQAIDRINRAFKRTPLHAPLKSLVLRTLGVGAMD
- a CDS encoding NADH-quinone oxidoreductase subunit D, which encodes MPYTMRPDEGYGLDVETTGYLADHPDTGDRWTLNFGPQHPATHTTLRLVLELDGERVARCTPHIGYLHSGFEKLGEALDYNQYVTIVSRMNYLSPVSNDIAWHGAVETLFGIEITPRCKVLRTILAELGRIQDHLLCVGAAALDLGAITGFLYSFNPREKIYDIMDFVAGQRYHPDWTRVGGAMQDLPDQEVFQRMVKAFCHEDCLVAMKDLETLVERNRIFMDRSRGIGILSKEDAIAWSIAGPLARASGVARDLRKDAPYLCYADNWDGQGAEAVRFQVPVADQGDVYTRFLVRIEEIKQSVKIIDQLIDNIPGGSIDVFSDSKMVKPPKAEVYGSIEGLIQHFELIMSNRGWKPPVAECYDAQETANGELGYYIVSDGGPRPWRVRTRPPTFMNYAIMAMMTEGHMLADVVGILGSINVVAAELDR